cctaattcaataagataaattaattaattttaattctttttaagtataaaaaattcaacacctaaTTAGGATGATTTAATACTTAAATCATGtgcatctttaagtaatttaataagataaattaattaattttaaattttgttaagtattaaaaattcaacaagatgatttaaaatttaaaattagttaaattataattacctaaaatacagatatttaaaatttatttatttatattatttggcaATTTATCTTtgacaatttaattatatttgttatttttcatattaattatatttttacacttcatattttaaatatgtgtaagaataatatgaaattaattatattttaaaaaaaagagtaaaaaatttaaaaggtctaaacttaaaaacataaaaataaatacattaataaaaaaaataaaaaatttaaaagacccccgcacctcgcggtgcgggggctGCTGAGAGCCCCGCACCGCGAGATGCGGGGGATTCAGAAttctccgcacctcgcggtgcggaggtTCCAAAAatccccgcaccgcgaggtgcggggatttgAGAATTCCCCGCACCTCATGGTGCGGGGGTGgtttccatggccgcggctgccatggccgcggccaagCTTGTgttagtgtgtgtatatatatatgtataggtgtgtgtgagtgtgtgatatatatataagtgtgtgtgttttatgtgttagtgtgtatatatataggtgtgtgtgagtgtgtgatatatatatatatataagtgtgtgtgctgggtttatatatatatagagagagaatgtgtgtatatatatatatgtatgtgtttgtgtgtgtatgtttgtgtgcgagagagaaagagagaggcgagGCAGAGGTTGATAATTGGAGAAGAAAGTGGGTTGTGGGATGGGTAAaataggaattttaaaattaatgtgaaATTTTATGAGGTTTGGATTTTGAAGAGTAAAAACACGGGTTCTGAATAGAATTTCTCGATGTTTTTTGATCCCTTTTAAGTATGCCCAAATGAAGTAATCAATCGAGGATTATGCcctaattaattgataaaaaaaaaaaacaggggagaaagagagagagagacagtagAGATGGAACCGGTCATGGAAGACGAAGAGTATAACTGGAGAGAAGTGAAGCTACCGTTGCTGGTTCCGGTGGTGGAGCCGTCGGAGCTGGATCGGGAGACCGGCGAGCGACGCCGCGGCCGCGACATCCTCATTGCCGTCGATCATGGCCCCAACAGCAAGCACGCCTTCGACTGGGCCGTCACCCACCTCTGCCGCCTCGCCGACACCGTTCACCTCGTACACGTTGTCTCCAGTAATCTCCCTTCTCTGTCTCCATATATCTGTATCTTTGCAGTATTACGATTTACGATCAAGCTGTTTGATATCCATTCGTATCGGACCGTCTCGTCTGGTTGAGCTCCGCTCTCCCTCCCTcgtgtttttattatttatttatttatttaactagaAATCGAACTCGAACGTATTTGATTGATGACTTGACGAGTAGAGCAATGGTTTGTTCAAATTTAGATTGATCACTTGATGAGTTTCAAAAATGTGTTTAGCCTtaatttttctagttttttgagCTGATCTTCAATCTTTTTCAATCGTGTTGAGCTATAGCGGATTAGTTATTTGATATCGTTCTAAGTTTATCAAGACCGTCGGAAACCAGTTAGGGGAATTATGAAAGTTTAACGATGTGGTGAATCTTAATTTACGTAATTAATAAGCTGAATTTGAATGAGCTTTGGACACTTGAAAACAACTTAAGCTCAAATAAGTTTGGGTCAAAGTTGGTCAGAGattaaaacaaatcaaatttgaaaGGTTGATTTTGGTTATCAAACTTATTTCTCTTCCTAACTCATTTACCTTCCTGCGTCGCATGGCTTATATTAGtctttatctttttctatttttattcaaatttaattcctaattctTAGGTTTGAAGAGTGATATTGTGCATGGGGCTGCTGAGGGCCTAATGGAGAAGCTTGCGGTAGAGGCTTTTGAGGTTGCTATGGTGAGTTGTTTGTGTTTGTATTAGTTTTTGCCttaaaagaatattttcttatatCATGTATCCATGGTTTGTTATGTATACTTGCCAACCTTGCTATACAtgcatattattttattttcttagaaaattttagagcCAGAAATTTGGATGATTTAATGTTCAATCTTGGATTGCATGATTCAGGTAACAACgtgagaagaaataaaataaatggggCAATATCAATTCAGCTCCCTGCTCTGATGGTTTCTATAGTTTACAGTTCTTCGCTTAATGAAATTATTCACCAGAAATActtgatttagttttatggggtgtgtgtgcgtgtgtgtgtgtgagagagagagggggagttCTGATTGGGCTTTTATGTTAATTTTCTGTAGAACCCAAAACTTGCTCATAGTCACAGGTGCTAACTTGTTAAGTGATGTCCAGATAAAGGGCAAGAAACTGATTAAAAGGAATAATGTAGTTAAGACGTCGTTTAGAATGATCTATCATACCTTGAAGACAGGTTTGAAGAATCATCCAGTGCGCTCctgtttcttttttcctttcatgCGCTATCCATTTCTTACCATTTCTTAGGAACTGGATTTGTTTCCCTATCCTTCAATGGTCCAGCATTACTGATCCGTTCTGTTGCTGAATTTTGTTGTTGACTCAAACTGAATCAAAATTAGTGCAGTTACACAAGATGGTTACATGAATAAACTCTTCTTCACTATAAAGTAACTAATTCATTTGATGGATGTTgcattttatcttttctatcttctttcttctctcttctttttctattaTCTTTTGTTTCCTCACAACCATGTTTACTTCATTTTTAGTAATTTGATTTTGTGATCTTATATATGTTGCTGTAATGTTTACAAAATCTTATGTACACTTGTCCTTTGCTTTTGGTTGTATGTACTATCTTTAGGTTAGATCAGTGTTTCTTTCTATTAAATTGCTTGTGAAGATACTTGCTCTAAGTTTAAACACATTCAAATTGcagtgttttgtttttttgtcatGAATCCAATGACATGTGCAAGTCTCCTTGAGACACATCAGGTTGATCTTACCATTAGTTGCTGAACTCAATCCAAAATTTTTTGGtaaatgataaagagaaaacACAAATTGTTTAATAAGATGCCTGTTTGGAAGAGCTTTAGTTTTCACTATTTTGACAATGAAAGGGAAAATGGTATTTGGTTCctcattttcatcttcaaaaattttgaaaataagaaaacgaTGTTTTCACAATTgtcattttgtttcattttcttcctttcctccaCCCCTCATTGCTGGCAacccatgctttcacaaccttaATGTCACTGTTGCTACTTGCTGGTGACTCCCAGGCACCATCTTGGGAGTCGGTGCCTCCCAAGAGGCAATGGAGGTTCATGCTGGCCACTCACCAGAGGAGTTGCTAGTGGGGGATGGGTGGGGAgaaaatatacacaaattaaaaaaaataatcatatacaaaattgaAAGTAAAACAAAGTTATCCAAAAAtctgttaaattttaatttttttctaaataaaaacaaagactGACCACAAACAtaacaaatgaaatgaaaaactgaaaacactGTCTGTCACGTAACTAGCAAGGTAGAGGGGTAGAAGAGT
This window of the Diospyros lotus cultivar Yz01 chromosome 5, ASM1463336v1, whole genome shotgun sequence genome carries:
- the LOC127802052 gene encoding uncharacterized protein LOC127802052; its protein translation is MEPVMEDEEYNWREVKLPLLVPVVEPSELDRETGERRRGRDILIAVDHGPNSKHAFDWAVTHLCRLADTVHLVHVVSSLKSDIVHGAAEGLMEKLAVEAFEVAMVRTLARIVEGDVGKAICKEAERLKPAAVVLGTRGRSLMQSVLQGSVGEYCFHNCKIAPIIIVPGKEAGDASVI